A single window of Aspergillus puulaauensis MK2 DNA, chromosome 5, nearly complete sequence DNA harbors:
- a CDS encoding C2H2-type zinc finger protein (COG:K;~EggNog:ENOG410PRG6;~InterPro:IPR036236,IPR013087;~PFAM:PF00096): protein MSRASFVSILNNDDNPAFAVRSAYGVPKHYPTSSHHYSLEPPARATPDYHYGRTYSDSPSPRVMRQPFDPVTEATRATSPGSSDCSSYDYAASSASSYQAHYPSRHDSYAYQQRPEKRLSGNSLVEPPSPQTSIASTSKESVAPKPARKNKYPCPFAASHACTATFTTSGHAARHGKKHTGEKSVHCPICNKAFTRKDNMKQHIRTHRTHSEDMSSNPSQRSPEMSREWTTTRRNNPLYDN, encoded by the coding sequence ATGTCAAGGGCAAGTTTTGTGTCGATTTTGAACAACGATGACAACCCGGCATTCGCGGTTCGATCGGCTTACGGGGTACCCAAACATTATCCCACCTCTTCACATCACTATTCATTGGAACCTCCAGCAAGAGCCACGCCAGACTATCACTATGGCCGCACATACTCCGACTCCCCGTCACCGAGGGTAATGCGGCAACCCTTTGATCCTGTCACAGAGGCCACCCGGGCGACATCACCAGGTTCTTCAGATTGTTCTTCTTACGATTATGCTGCCAGCTCTGCAAGCTCATACCAGGCACACTATCCTAGCCGTCATGATTCTTACGCTTATCAACAACGCCCGGAAAAGCGTCTCAGCGGCAACTCCTTGGTGGAACCACCGTCTCCTCAAACATCGATTGCCAGCACCTCGAAAGAGTCTGTTGCACCAAAACCAGCTCGCAAAAACAAGTACCCTTGTCCATTCGCCGCCAGTCACGCCTGTACTGCTACCTTCACAACGTCAGGTCATGCAGCACGACACGGCAAAAAGCATACGGGAGAGAAGAGCGTGCACTGCCCGATTTGCAACAAGGCGTTTACCCGAAAAGATAACATGAAGCAACATATCCGGACGCATCGAACACATTCCGAAGACATGTCTTCCAACCCCTCGCAACGAAGTCCGGAAATGAGCCGGGAATGGACGACGACCAGGAGAAACAATCCTTTATACGATAACTAG
- a CDS encoding uncharacterized protein (COG:G;~EggNog:ENOG410PQ7S;~InterPro:IPR029032,IPR003779;~PFAM:PF02627;~go_function: GO:0051920 - peroxiredoxin activity [Evidence IEA];~go_process: GO:0055114 - oxidation-reduction process [Evidence IEA]): MSHNQPSNPTTTTTPNPSTQDTNNNNNNANFQTPYDYESGLNTRRAVLGPAHVNRSIQNSNAFTAPMQEMVTEWAWGHVWNRPGLDRKQRSLMNIGMLIALDRQPELAMHVRGAVRNGLSELEIREAVIHATVYCGAPAGMEAMRTVDGILGEMERAGEIKRELV, translated from the coding sequence ATGTCCCACAATCAACCATCCAAccccaccacaaccacaaccccaaaCCCCTCCACCCAGGACActaataacaacaacaacaatgccAACTTCCAAACCCCGTACGACTATGAATCCGGGCTCAACACGCGACGAGCCGTCCTCGGCCCCGCACACGTAAACCGCTCTATCCAAAACAGCAACGCCTTCACAGCACCGATGCAAGAAATGGTCACCGAATGGGCCTGGGGCCACGTCTGGAACCGGCCCGGGCTGGACAGGAAGCAGCGCTCGCTAATGAACATTGGGATGTTGATTGCGCTGGACCGCCAGCCGGAGTTGGCGATGCATGTTCGCGGCGCGGTGAGGAATGGATTGTCTGAGTTGGAAATTCGGGAGGCGGTTATCCATGCGACGGTTTATTGTGGTGCGCCGGCGgggatggaggcgatgaggacAGTTGATGGCATCTTgggcgagatggagagggcgGGGGAGATTAAGAGGGAGTTGGTTTGA
- a CDS encoding uncharacterized protein (SECRETED:SignalP(1-24)): MTPTTSWPSLLLSFTLLFSPLATSIPIPVPAKDSNCNNLNPSSSPETGLQPRSPIPDPRMIPNQTDGVARILAGLGLQKLASLNKLDPEDDAEKQKQEQEQAEKEQDAAPIDDSQSNTPTVTAHDNKPTGSQPVNSQTTQTTQSSQPSRTEPVHGNNTQAPESAKPKDSGKAKDLNTLDPATNTDDYLQSLFERLRAKIREAFNSSDEVTLH; encoded by the exons ATGACCCCCACAACATCATggccctccctcctcctcagtttcaccctcctcttctcccccctGGCAACCTCAATccccatcccagtcccagccaaGGACTCCAATTGCAACAACCTGAACCCTAGTTCGAGTCCCGAAACAGGGCTCCAGCCTCGATCTCCGATCCCTGACCCT CGCATGATCCCAAACCAAACAGACGGCGTTGCAAGAATCCTGGCCGGACTAGGCCTACAGAAGTTGGCCAGTCTCAACAAGCTGGATCCGGAGGACGACGCcgagaaacagaagcaggagcaggagcaggcggaAAAAGAGCAAGATGCTGCTCCGATTGATGACAGCCAGAGCAATACCCCGACTGTGACGGCTCACGACAACAAGCCTACCGGTAGTCAGCCTGTCAATAGCCAGACTACCCAGACTACCCAGTCTAGCCAGCCCAGCCGGACGGAGCCGGTGCACGGAAACAACACACAGGCACCGGAGAGcgcgaagccgaaggacAGTGGGAAGGCGAAGGACCTGAACACGTTGGATCCAGCGACCAACACCGACGATTACCTGCAAAGTCTATTTGAGAGACTGAGGGCCAAGATTCGTGAGGCATTCAACAGCAGTGATGAGGTTACGCTGCATTAG
- a CDS encoding C2H2-type zinc finger protein (COG:K;~EggNog:ENOG410PMXX;~InterPro:IPR036236,IPR013087;~PFAM:PF00096,PF13912), with protein sequence MADSPGSPLSSVADDDVSDREETKQGVSTPTSNMPPSKRRRTGIASWDRNTPVSTSFQDELPPPPSPSSSISSDTSGEIPNSPNTLSLIGANQDEDYSGQCNDQVTVCRWEGCDFKDLGNMDDLVQHIHNEHVGSRQKKYSCEWSDCPRKGQTHASGYALRAHMRSHTREKPFYCALPECDRSFTRSDALAKHMRTVHETEALRPSDPVPKRHDLLSAAGTPVGTPASKLQRIKLKLSHPPRDDSEQYSESVNDDTAGTEDLDEFEVPEFSSDTGFDEHELEMNPHQLYRLLRRQIHWAEKEGVDLRGDWDKIRPKRKQAWLEKESIFDDLMDAEVRLLSSLVGNEGATAPPANTGAAPDAAASANGVAEKQPSPPIEASGNGEHNGEPIAT encoded by the exons ATGGCAGATTCTCCTGGTTCCCCCCTCTCCTCCGTtgccgacgacgatgtgTCGGATCGCGAAGAGACCAAGCAGGGCGTCTCAACCCCAACATCCAACATGCCTCCCTCAAAGCGTCGCCGCACCGGTATAGCCTCTTGGGACCGTAATACACCCGTATCGACATCCTTCCAGGATGAgctgcctccgcctccatccccctcgtcctcaataTCGTCCGATACGTCCGGCGAAATTCCCAACTCACCCAACACGCTGTCTCTCATAGGGGCAAACCAGGACGAGGACTACAGCGGCCAATGCAATGACCAGGTCACCGTGTGTCGATGGGAGGGATGCGATTTTAAAGATCTCGGAAATATGGACGACTTGGTCCAACACATTCACAACGAGCATGTCGGTAGCCGACAGAAGAAATACTCCTGCGAATGGTCCGACTGTCCTCGGAAAGGCCAAACACACGCCAGCGGCTACGCACTCCGCGCGCACATGAGAAGCCATACAAGGGAAAAGCCCTTTTACTGCGCGCTCCCTG AATGTGATCGCAGTTTCACCCGCTCCGATGCCCTCGCAAAGCACATGAGAACAGTACACGAAACAGAAGCCCTGCGCCCGTCTGACCCCGTCCCGAAACGTCATGATCTCCTCTCCGCCGCAGGAACGCCGGTCGGCACTCCAGCTAGCAAGCTCCAACGCATCAAGTTGAAGCTGTCGCACCCACCCAGAGATGACTCGGAGCAATACAGCGAAAGCGTCAACGACGACACCGCCGGGACGGAAGACCTCGACGAGTTCGAAGTTCCCGAGTTCAGCTCCGACACCGGTTTCGACGAGCATGAACTCGAGATGAACCCACACCAGCTGTACAGGCTTCTCCGCCGTCAAATTCACTGGGCCGAAAAGGAGGGGGTAGATCTACGAGGCGACTGGGATAAAATCAGACCGAAGAGGAAACAGGCTTGGTTAGAAAAAGAATCTATATTCGATGACTTGATGGATGCTGAAGTCAGGCTCCTCAGCTCGCTCGTTGGCAACGAGGGCGCCACGGCTCCTCCTGCCAACACTGGTGCTGCTcctgatgctgctgcttcagCGAACGGGGTGGCTGAGAAACAACCATCACCCCCGATAGAGGCGTCGGGCAACGGAGAGCATAATGGGGAGCCTATCGCGACGTGA
- a CDS encoding chromatin-remodeling ATPase CHD1 (BUSCO:EOG092607ZS;~COG:K;~EggNog:ENOG410QDWN;~InterPro:IPR027417,IPR000953,IPR000330,IPR038718, IPR023780,IPR001650,IPR014001,IPR025260,IPR016197;~PFAM:PF00176,PF00385,PF04851,PF13907,PF00271;~go_function: GO:0005524 - ATP binding [Evidence IEA]), translating into MDSTSMVIPSTSEPGVTSAFTNGYSVSPVADATGFKDESPANDYGSAVPHSLEDDDAASVSSADPDPADDSYNSDSPDAEGEDDESGMENGVKASSLSVAENSSSPEPTRGTKRKSPSVDDADLIRQNPDLYGLRRSGRARTTRRITESSDSESDDVAPRSKRRRAIPSHLSSKLPSRSATQSTFSDDSDSDEYGGTRARTSKAKRRRLLQASANNVPSHAEVRFSTRNAARVSNYNEDDDDSMFEDDVEDLTPNYWANAVEDDRPAIDIVLNHRPKEGVDPSDPDVDRHQFEFCIKWQEKSHYHATWETTETLANCRSLRRLDNYVRKILAEDLRLNYDEGVPPEDREKWNLDRERDVDAIEDHKFVERVISMREGEDGTEYLVKWKRLFYDSCTWEGEELVSHIAQREIDRFLDRSSRPPVSDKKESSPTSRKPFEPIKGTPSFLQNGQLKEFQVKGVNFMAFNWVKNRNVVLADEMGLGKTVQTVAFISWMRHVRRQQGPFVVVVPLSTMPSWAETFDNWSPDLNYVVYNGNEASRNVLKEHELMVDGNPRRPKFNVLLTTYEYVLVDSSFLSQFNWQFMAVDEAHRLKNRESQLYIKLLEFNSPARLLITGTPIQNNLAELSALLDFLNPAMVEVDADMDLNSEAASEKLAELTKAISPFMLRRTKTKVESDLPPKTEKIIRVELSDVQLEYYKNILTKNYAALNEGTKGQKQSLLNIMMELKKASNHPFMFPNAEAKILEGSTRREDVLRALITSSGKMMLLDQLLTKLKKDGHRVLIFSQMVKMLDLLGDYMEFRGYKYQRLDGTIPSASRRLAIEHYNAPDSSDFAFILSTRAGGLGINLMTADTVVLFDSDWNPQADLQAMARAHRIGQTRPVSVYRLVSKDTVEEEVIERARNKLLLEFITIQRGVTDKEASEIQNRMARGGVTLGEPNSTDDISRILKRRGQRMFEQTGNQEKLEQLDIDSVLANAELHQTEQAEGIQADGGEEFLKAFDYVDIKVDDLTWDDIIPKDQLEELKAEEKKKADERYLEDMIEQNRPRKRAIAGDERDTRAERKAKRQARVQVSMNDGDDDDSDSHVQADPKRPLVEKEYRHLLRAFLRYGDVDDREEEVIREARLTERDRDTVKGALREITDKAAALVREDVARLEALENAGKVLTKKERKAVLFDLNGVKRLNAYTIVERPAEMRVLKEATLALPDFRNFRVPEATKAPDYSCPWGAKEDGMLCVGISRHGYGAWMQIRDDPDLGLGEKFFLEEHRVERKTERLNADDKSTKSPGAVHLVRRADYLLSILRDKASNGPSTTAKRVVENHHRSVRKGHSRPQASVSASPAPSLQRKGHREQDRTRHHRSHTHGGRESMERHNTPNRDSRARSVHEHERRHRPSDASSEDVRRRKNSENGHSQSKEDMSRRFFKPIRDDLKKVADVTKDSFPNKQERATELRRLLNKIGDFIISNLGGENSASLSSLETRLWHYVSAHYWPNKDAGGAKLQEMYHKLIDVHKKAAAAKVSSNGD; encoded by the exons ATGGATT CAACTAGCATGGTGATCCCATCTACCTCCGAACCCGGGGTCACAAGTGCCTTCACCAACGGGTATTCGGTGTCACCCGTCGCCGATGCTACCGGATTCAAAGACGAGTCACCAGCAAATGACTATGGGAGCGCTGTCCCTCATTCcctcgaagatgatgacgcTGCCTCCGTGTCCTCCGCCGATCCAGATCCCGCAGACGACTCGTATAATTCCGATTCTCCCGatgcagagggagaagatgatgaatcTGGGATGGAAAATGGCGTGAAAGCTAGCAGTCTATCCGTTGCTGAAAATTCTTCCTCACCCGAACCAACACGGGGCACGAAGCGCAAATCGCCCTCTGTCGATGATGCGGACCTCATTCGACAGAATCCTGACTTATACGGGCTTCGTCGAAGCGGGCGAGCTCGTACGACGCGCAGAATAACTGAATCTTCCGACTCAGAGTCTGATGACGTGGCACCTCGTTCTAAGCGTCGACGCGCTATCCCGTCACATCTATCTTCCAAACTCCCCTCACGTTCTGCGACCCAGTCAACCTTCTCTGACGATTCCGATAGCGATGAATATGGGGGTACTCGTGCTCGTACAAGCAAGGCAAAACGTCGGCGGCTACTCCAAGCATCTGCGAATAATGTTCCTTCTCATGCCGAGGTTCGTTTCTCGACGAGAAATGCTGCTAGGGTTTCAAACTAtaacgaggatgatgatgattcaATGTTCGAGGATGATGTGGAAGATTTAACGCCGAATTATTGGGCCAACGCAGTGGAAGATGACCGGCCAGCAATAGACATCGTACTCAATCATCGTCCCAAGGAGGGCGTCGATCCCAGTGACCCGGATGTTGATCGTCATCAGTTCGAATTTTGCATCAAATGGCAAGAAAAGTCCCACTACCACGCGACGTGGGAGACAACTGAAACCTTGGCCAACTGTCGGAGTTTACGCCGTCTTGACAATTATGTCCGGAAAATTCTTGCCGAAGACTTACGTCTGAATTATGACGAGGGCGTACCGCCCGAGGATCGAGAGAAATGGAATCTCGACCGTGAAAGGGATGTGGATGCCATTGAGGATCATAAGTTCGTGGAACGAGTTATCAGCATGCGCGAAGGGGAAGATGGCACAGAATATTTGGTGAAATGGAAACGCCTTTTCTATGACTCTTGTACATGGGAGGGTGAAGAGTTGGTTAGTCATATTGCTCAACGCGAGATCGACCGTTTCCTAGACCGTTCCTCGCGGCCACCGGTCTCAGATAAAAAGGAGTCGAGCCCGACTAGTCGCAAACCCTTCGAACCCATCAAGGGAACACCGAGCTTCTTACAGAATGGCCAACTTAAGGAGTTTCAAGTCAAAGGTGTCAATTTCATGGCATTCAACTGGGTGAAAAATCGCAATGTTGTCCTTGCAGATGAGATGGGCTTAGGTAAAACCGTACAAACAGTCGCATTTATCAGTTGGATGCGTCATGTTCGACGTCAGCAAGGCCCCTTTGTGGTAGTCGTCCCTCTATCTACAATGCCGTCCTGGGCTGAGACGTTCGATAACTGGTCGCCGGATTTGAATTACGTTGTCTATAACGGAAACGAAGCCTCTCGCAACGTTCTCAAAGAACATGAGCTCATGGTGGACGGTAACCCTCGACGGCCGAAATTCAACGTGCTCCTGACCACCTACGAGTATGTTCTGGTGGACTCATCATTCCTCAGCCAATTCAACTGGCAATTCATGGCAGTGGATGAGGCTCACCGACTGAAAAACCGAGAGTCTCAACTATATATCAAACTTCTCGAATTCAACTCACCCGCCCGCCTCCTGATCACCGGCACGCCCATTCAAAATAACCTAGCCGAGCTCTCTGCACTCTTGGATTTCTTAAATCCTGCCATGGTCGAAGTTGATGCGGATATGGATTTGAATTCTGAGGCTGCGTCCGAGAAACTTGCCGAGCTGACGAAGGCGATTTCGCCATTTATGTTACGCCGAACGAAAACCAAAGTAGAATCTGATCTTCCGCCCAAGACAGAGAAAATCATCCGTGTTGAACTCTCCGACGTCCAGTTGGAGTACTACAAAAACATTCTCACCAAAAACTACGCCGCGCTGAATGAAGGCACGAAAGGGCAAAAGCAGTCACTCCTAAACATCATGATGGAATTGAAGAAAGCAAGTAATCATCCATTTATGTTTCCTAACGCGGAAGCCAAAATTCTTGAGGGAAGCACTCGCCGGGAGGATGTATTGCGAGCTTTGATAACCAGCAGTGGAAAAATGATGCTTCTTGATCAGCTTCTAACCAAACTGAAGAAGGATGGGCACCGTGTTTTAATCTTTAGTCAAATGGTGAAGATGCTCGATCTCTTGGGAGACTACATGGAGTTCCGTGGCTACAAATATCAGCGCCTTGATGGGACAATACCCTCAGCCTCACGCCGTCTTGCCATTGAGCATTATAACGCTCCTGATAGCAGCGATTTTGCATTCATTTTGTCCACACGAGCAGGTGGTCTCGGAATCAACCTCATGACTGCAGATACCGTGGTTCTCTTTGACTCTGATTGGAACCCCCAGGCTGACCTTCAAGCCATGGCAAGAGCACACCGTATTGGCCAAACTAGGCCTGTCAGCGTGTATCGTTTGGTGTCTAAGGACAcagttgaagaggaagtgaTCGAGAGAGCACGTAACAAACTTCTTCTTGAGTTTATCACGATTCAAAGAGGTGTTACAGATAAAGAAGCGTCTGAAATTCAAAATAGAATGGCGCGGGGAGGTGTCACTCTTGGCGAACCCAATTCTACCGATGATATCTCCCGAATTCTCAAGCGCCGTGGGCAGAGAATGTTCGAGCAAACCGGCAACCAGGAGAAATTGGAGCAGCTTGACATTGATTCAGTACTTGCGAATGCCGAATTACACCAAACAGAACAGGCTGAAGGTATTCAAGCGGATGGTGGTGAAGAGTTCCTTAAAGCGTTTGATTACGTTGATATCAAGGTCGACGACCTTACCTGGGATGATATCATTCCCAAGGACCAGCTTGAAGAGCTAAAAgccgaggaaaagaagaaagcggACGAAAGATACTTGGAAGATATGATCGAGCAGAACCGACCACGCAAGCGTGCTATTGCAGGGGACGAACGGGACACCCGCGCGGAAAGAAAGGCCAAACGTCAAGCACGAGTGCAGGTTAGCATgaatgatggagatgatgatgattcgGATTCACATGTGCAGGCAGACCCAAAGCGTCCACTTGTGGAGAAAGAGTATCGTCACCTCCTCCGGGCCTTCCTACGCTATGGTGACGTTGATGAtcgagaggaggaggttATTCGTGAAGCCCGTCTAACAGAACGCGATAGGGATACCGTCAAGGGCGCACTCCGTGAGATAACCGACAAGGCAGCGGCTTTGGTTCGGGAGGACGTGGCGCGATTAGAAGCTCTCGAAAACGCTGGCAAAGTTCTCACcaagaaagagaggaaggCAGTTTTGTTTGACCTCAATGGTGTCAAGCGCCTCAATGCATACACCATTGTTGAGCGTCCCGCGGAGATGCGGGTACTAAAGGAAGCAACGCTCGCGTTACCTGATTTTAGGAACTTTCGCGTTCCAGAAGCAACGAAAGCACCTGATTATTCGTGCCCATGGGGTGCCAAAGAAGATGGGATGCTCTGCGTTGGTATTTCGCGCCATGGGTATGGTGCTTGGATGCAGATTCGGGACGACCCCGACCTCGGACTGGGAGAGAAGTTCTTCCTGGAAGAACATCGTGTTGAGCGCAAGACGGAGCGGTTGAACGCAGACGACAAGTCCACAAAATCGCCTGGCGCTGTCCACCTTGTTCGACGAGCCGATTATCTTCTGTCTATCCTTAGGGATAAGGCTAGCAACGGGCCGAGCACCACTGCGAAGCGAGTCGTGGAAAACCATCATCGCAGTGTCCGGAAAGGTCATTCTCGCCCGCAAGCTAGTGTTTCAGCGTCTCCTGCGCCTTCTCTTCAACGTAAGGGGCACCGAGAGCAGGATCGAACACGCCATCATCGCTCCCACACCCATGGTGGCCGAGAGAGCATGGAGCGGCACAATACGCCGAACCGCGATTCTCGTGCAAGGTCTGTCCACGAGCATGAACGTCGACACAGACCGTCCGATGCCTCGAGTGAAGATGTTCGTCGTCGCAAGAACAGTGAAAATGGCCATTCCCAGAGCAAAGAGGACATGTCACGTCGGTTCTTCAAGCCGATCCGTGATGATCTCAAAAAGGTCGCAGATGTCACCAAAGACAGTTTCCCCAACAAGCAGGAACGCGCGACTGAGCTTAGACGCCTGCTCAACAAGATCGGTgacttcatcatcagcaaCCTTGGGGGAGAGAATTCagcttctctctcctcccttgAAACTCGATTATG GCACTATGTTTCGGCTCACTACTGGCCGAATAAAGACGCAGGAGGAGCCAAGCTCCAGGAAATGTACCACAAACTAATTGATGTTCACAAAAAAGCGGCCGCAGCCAAGGTCTCTTCGAACGGGGACTAG